One window of the Cryptomeria japonica chromosome 7, Sugi_1.0, whole genome shotgun sequence genome contains the following:
- the LOC131031144 gene encoding laccase-3 produces the protein MLILSKSYPVGFILVLLSFSVLFNSLARAYFHNYIFVIKPTTITRLCNTHNIITVNGQFPGPTLYVANGDTLCVKVYNRGKYNATIHWHGVRQIRTGWADGPGYITQCPIQPGGQFTYRFTIIAQEGTLWWHAHVSWLRATVHGALVIHPKEGCLYPFPRPHAEIPIVLGEWWNIDPVMVEYESILTGGAPNISDAFTINGQPGDLYPCSKSETTKFSVQPGKTYLLRIINAAVNSELFFKIASHNITVVAVDASYTKPYTTDVMFIAPGQTADVLLTTNQLPAKYYMAASIYTDQAIGNFDNTTTTAILDYVGSHPSAKPILPQLPAYNDTATVTKFSRALRSLNSPDHPVNVPKSIDDSIMTTVGLGLIPCPTGTTCAGPNNTRVTASMNNVSFVLPEISILQAYYFGITGVFTTDFPSYPPVVYNYTGDVPKCLWTPISGTKVKVFDYNATVQVVFQGTNIFQADNHPMHIHGYDFYVVGEGFGNYDNQTDPLTFNLVDPPRRNTVGVPVKGWAAIRFKADNPGVWFVHCHFDDHATWGLETVFIVKNGPGPWASLEPPPPDLPKC, from the exons ATGTTAATACTGTCAAAATCTTATCCAGTGGGATTTATACTGGTGCTGCTTAGTTTCAGTGTCTTGTTCAATTCTCTAGCAAGGGCATACTTCCATAACTACATATTTGTT ATTAAACCAACGACTATTACTCGGCTATGTAATACACATAACATAATCACAGTGAATGGACAGTTTCCGGGTCCAACTCTGTATGTAGCAAATGGAGACACACTTTGTGTTAAAGTGTATAACAGAGGCAAATATAATGCTACGATCCACTG GCATGGAGTGAGACAGATTCGTACAGGGTGGGCCGATGGACCAGGGTACATTACCCAGTGCCCCATTCAACCAGGAGGACAGTTTACATACAGGTTCACCATTATTGCACAGGAAGGGACCTTGTGGTGGCATGCCCATGTCTCATGGCTCCGTGCAACAGTCCATGGAGCATTGGTCATCCATCCTAAGGAGGGCTGCTTGTATCCATTTCCCCGACCCCATGCTGAGATTCCTATAGTGCTAG GGGAGTGGTGGAACATTGATCCTGTCATGGTCGAATATGAATCAATTCTGACCGGAGGCGCACCGAACATTTCAGATGCTTTCACTATAAATGGACAGCCAGGAGACCTTTATCCCTGCTCAAAATCAG AAACAACAAAATTCTCAGTTCAGCCAGGAAAAACCTACCTTCTACGAATTATCAATGCTGCAGTGAACAGTGAACTGTTTTTCAAGATAGCATCACATAATATCACAGTGGTTGCAGTGGACGCCTCCTACACAAAGCCATACACAACAGATGTAATGTTCATAGCTCCTGGTCAGACTGCAGATGTTCTTCTTACAACAAATCAATTACCAGCAAAATATTACATGGCAGCTAGCATATACACCGACCAAGCAATAGGCAACTTTGATAATACCACCACAACGGCCATTTTAGACTATGTGGGCTCTCACCCATCTGCAAAACCAATCCTTCCACAGCTTCCAGCATACAATGACACTGCAACGGTCACTAAATTTAGTCGAGCCCTAAGAAGCCTCAATTCACCGGACCATCCGGTAAACGTTCCCAAAAGCATAGATGATAGTATCATGACAACCGTGGGACTCGGTTTAATTCCTTGTCCCACCGGCACCACCTGCGCCGGCCCTAACAATACCAGGGTGACTGCAAGTATGAACAATGTGTCTTTTGTACTGCCAGAGATTTCTATTCTGCAAGCTTATTACTTTGGCATTACTGGAGTCTTTACCACTGACTTTCCTTCATACCCACCAGTTGTGTATAATTATACGGGCGATGTACCCAAGTGTCTTTGGACACCAATTTCTGGCACAAAAGTGAAAGTTTTTGATTATAATGCCACAGTTCAGGTGGTGTTCCAGGGAACAAATATCTTCCAAGCAGACAACCATCCAATGCATATCCATGGTTATGACTTTTATGTTGTAGGAGAGGGTTTTGGTAACTATGATAATCAAACAGATCCACTCACATTCAATCTGGTTGATCCTCCAAGAAGAAATACAGTGGGTGTTCCTGTCAAAGGATGGGCTGCTATCAGATTCAAAGCTGACAATCCAG GTGTTTGGTTTGTACATTGTCACTTCGATGATCATGCAACATGGGGATTGGAAACAGTCTTCATAGTGAAGAATGGTCCTGGCCCTTGGGCAAGTTTGGAGCCGCCGCCTCCTGATCTCCCCAAATGCTAG